A region from the Vicia villosa cultivar HV-30 ecotype Madison, WI linkage group LG3, Vvil1.0, whole genome shotgun sequence genome encodes:
- the LOC131656069 gene encoding uncharacterized protein LOC131656069: MVGVGVPICVECGTRSNPCRCKVVGPTLGFVAFVAAAVVEWPVGALVYCFKHMKGRKIMGHPATVVYPKVTNAIPI, encoded by the coding sequence ATGGTTGGAGTAGGAGTTCCAATTTGCGTGGAATGTGGCACAAGGAGTAACCCTTGCCGGTGTAAGGTGGTGGGGCCTACACTCGGGTTCGTGGCGTTTGTGGCAGCGGCGGTGGTGGAGTGGCCGGTGGGGGCTCTGGTGTATTGCTTTAAGCATATGAAGGGTCGCAAAATCATGGGTCATCCTGCTACTGTTGTATACCCTAAAGTCACCAATGCCATCCCCATCTAA